TTCGCGACGCTCTGCCAATAGGATGTTGCGGAAATTGGCGGACAAGCCGTCCGGGTGGGGATGGCTCGGAGATCCGCGCAAGCGGCATGATCCGGTCTGTGGGCTTGCGTAGCGCGCAGGGCTCGCGGGGGACGCGTACAAGTAACGAGGGCTCGGACTGAACATGGCGAACACTCCGAAAAAGGTCAAAGACCCCACAGAAGTTGCGCTTTCTGCGATCCAGGAAGCCCTGAACATCAGCGACACGGCTGCCGACACCAGCCGCAACGCCGCGATGCGCAACGAAACCGCGCCTTCAGTGGCGCCGCCGCCCCCGATCTTCGACGAGCCGAGCTTCGAGCCGCGTCCTGCCGCCAACGAACGGGCAAATGTGTTCGACCAGGTCGAGGAGCCGCGCGCTTCGCGCCGCGCCGCCAATGACGACCGCGAGACCATCGGCCAGCTGCTCCAGGCGTTGCAGACGGGTCGCCCTGCCCGCAGCATCTACACCGGCGCGACGATCTTCACCGTCATCTGGCTCGCGGCTTGCGCCGCGCTGACCGTCGGCTTCCTGCCCTCGATCCAGGCCGCCATGGGCCAGAGCGGCGGCGTGCTGGCCATCGCCGGCCTCATCACCATGTTCTTCGCGCCCATCATGCTGTTCTACTTCCTGGCGAGCCTCGTCTGGCGCGGCCAGCAGATGAGCTCGGTTGCCCAGGCGATGGCGCAGGTCGCGATCCGCTTCTCCGAGCCGGAAGGCTCCGCCTCCGATTCCATGGTCACGGTCGGCCAGGCCATCCGCCGCGAGGTCGCGGCGATGGGCGACGGCATCGAGCGCGCCATCGCGCGCGCCGGCGAGCTCGAGACCCTGGTCGCCAACGAGGTCGCCGCGCTCGAACGCGCCTATTCCGACAACGAGGTGCGCATCCGCGCCCTGCTGCAGGACATCGCGCACCAGCGCGACAATCTGGTCGGCCAGGCCGAGCAGGTCCGCAGCGCCATCTCCGGCGTGCAGATCGATCTGCGCCACGACATCGCGCTGATCTCGGATGCGATCGCCTCGCGCGTCGACGAGGTCGCCAAGTCCATCACCGGCGCGCTGGAAGAGCGCGGCGCCCACATCACCGGCGCGCTGAGCAATGCCGGCGACAACATGATCCTGGCGCTCGGCGAGCGCGGCGGCGACCTGCTCGACCGTCTCGAGGAAGCCAGCAACGAGACCACGCGCGCCGTGCTCGACGCCAGCGAGCGGCTGACCACCAGCCTCAACTTCAAGACCGGCCACGTCCACGACGAGTTCGTCGACCTCGCCGACCGCGTCCACGAGATGCTCAACGAGCGCATCGACCGCATCACCGGCGAGTTCGAGCAGCGCTCCGCCGCGATCGTCGACGGCATCTCCGAGCGCACCGAGCAGGTGCATGACAGCCTGAAGAACTCCTCTGATTCGCTGCTGCTCGAGCTCGAGCTGCGCTCCAACGACCTCTCCGCCAAGATCGACGACGCCGGCAACCGCCTCGCCGGCCAGATCCTGACGAGCGGCGACAAGGCGAGCGAGGCGCTCGACGCCACCGTCAACACCCTCGTCGCCAAGGTCGTCAGCCAGACCGAGACCGCGCACGATTCGCTGTCGCTGCAGATGAGCGCGTTCGACGAGCTGGTGCGGAACCAGGGCACCGAGCTGGTCGAGAAGTTCGCCCGCGACAGCGGTACGCTCGGCGCGCTGATCACACGCCACATCTCCGAGTTCGACCGCACCGTGAAGACCTTCGGCGGCGAGATCGTCGAGCGCATGGGCCAGCGCACGCAGGACATCCATGACTCGCTGAAGACCTACGTCGACAATTTCGACACCCGCTTCACCGCCAACGGCGGCGAGATCACCGCCATCCTCGACCAGCGCCTGGTGCAGTTCGAGACCACGATCGGCGAACGCGTCAGCAATTTCGACACCTCGCTGAACGGCAAGATCGCCAGCCTCGACGGCACGATCGACGGTCACATCAAGACCTTCGACGAACAGCTCGTCGGCCGCGTCGCCGCGCTCGAACAGTCGTTCGACACCCGCGCGAAGTCGGTCACCGACACGATCGACAACCGCCTCGAAACCCTGACGACGACGCTGACGGACGGCGCCACGCAGGCGATCCAGTCGATCGACTCCCGCCTCACCCACCTCACGACGTCGCTGACCGATGGCGCATCCCAGACCATCCACTCGATCGACACGCGACTGACCCATCTCACGACGACCCTCACCGGCGGCGCGAGCCAGGCGCTCGAGTCCATCGACTCCCGCCTCACCTATCTCTCCACCGCGGTGACGAACGGCGCCTCGCAGGCGGTGCAGTCGATCGACACGCGTCTGACCCTGCTGACATCGACCCTCACCGACGGCACCGCGCAGGCGATCGAGGCGGTCGACCGCCGCATCACCGGCGTCACCGAGATGATCGACGGCCGCAGCACGCATCTGACCGACACGGTCACGGCGCGCTTCCAGGAGATCCATCAGGCCATCGAGACCAAGGTCGGCTCTGTCGCCAGCGACATCGACGTGCGCGTGGCGCAGTTCGAGGACCTGCTCGGCTCGCGTGTCGAGGCCGTCGCCGGCCGCATCGAAAGCAGCGGCCGCCAGGCCAGCGAGGACATGATGTCCCGCGCCGAGATGATCTCGACCGCGATCCGCTCGCATGTCGAGGACGCCGAGCGCTCGCTCACCAACCTCGTCGTCAACACCAGCGAGACGATCCAGACCGGTGCGCGCACCGCCCAGCAGTCGATGATGACGGTCTCCTCCGACGTCAACGCCCAGCTCAAGATGACCTCCGCCGAAGTCGAGCGGGCGCTGACCGCGGTCGGCACCGGTGCGGCAAACTCGATCCTGACCAGTGCGCGCGAAGCGCAGTCGACCCTGGTCGGGGCGTCGGGCGAGGCCTCGAACCAGATCAAGGGGCTCGCCGCCGACGTCGAGCGCACGCTGTCCGCGGCCGGTTCGGCGACGGCAGCCTCGATCCTGGCCGGCGCGCGCGAGGTGCAGACCACCCTCGTCACGGCGTCGTCGGACGCGGCCAACCACGTCAAGACGCTCACCGCCGACGTGCAGCGCTCGCTGTCGCTGGCCGGCACCACCACGGCGGAATCGATCACCGCCGGCGCCCGCGATGCGCAGAGCGCGCTGATCGCGGCCTCGAGCGAGACCGCCAACCAGATCAAGGCGCTCTCCTCCGACGTGCAGCGTTCGCTGACGATGGCCGGCACCTCGACCGCCGAGATTCTCACCAGCGGCGCACGCGAGGCCCAGAACACGCTGGTTGCCGGCTCCTCGGATGCCGCGGCCCAGGTCAAGTCGCTCACCGCCGATGTGCAGCGCTCGCTCTCGATGGCCGGCGCCACGACCGCCGAAACCATCACCGCCGGCGCGCGCGAGGCCCAGAACATGCTGGTCACGGCGTCTTCCGAGGCGGCCAACCAGGTCAAGTCGCTCGCGGCCGAAGTGCATCGTTCGCTCTCCCAGGTCGGCCAGTCGACCGCCGAGACGATCACCACCAGCGCCCGCGACGCCCAGAGCACCCTGCTCACGGTTTCGGCCGAACAGACCAGCCAGGTTCGTTCGCTCGCGGCCGAGATGCAGCGCGCGCTGGCAACCGCCGGCGGCGCCACTATCGAGGCGCTCACCAGCGGCGTGCGCGAGGCCCAGGGCACGCTGATCTCCGCCTCGACCGACGCGGCCAGCCAGATCAAGTCGCTGACCACGGACATCGAGCGCACGCTGACCGCGGTCGGCGCCGATACCGCCTCGACCATCCTCGGCAGCGCGCGTGAGGCCCAGATCTCGCTGACCTCCACCTCGGCGGATGCCGCCAGCCAGATCCGCACGATCTCGACCGAGATCGAGCGCACGCTGAGCGCGGCCACCGCGAACGCGACCAATGACATCCAGACCAGCGCGCTCAACGCCCAGAACGCGCTGATCACGGCCTCCAACGAGGCCAGCTCGCGGGTCAAGTCGAGCTCGTCCGACGTCGAGCGTTCGGTGCTCGCCGCCAGCTCCAGCTTCGGCCAGGCCATGACCGGCAAGACCGACGAGATCGTCACCTATGTCGCGCAGCAGGCCGACCGCCTGTCGAACATGATCGACGCCAAGCGCGGCGCCCTGGTCGACGCGATCGGCTCCAAGACCAGCCAGCTCACGCTCGACATCGACCGCGTCACCTCGGACGCGCTGAAGTCGATCGAGACGCGCGGCCAGGCGTTCTCGCAGACCATGATGGGCAACGGCTCGGAAGTCGCCCGCACCATCAACGCGGCGAGCGAGATCGCCACCAGCGCGGTCGGCAAGTCGCTCAAGGACCTCGAGCAGGCCTCGCGTTCGGCGATCGACCAGTCGCGACAGGTTTCGATCGCGGCCGTCACCGAGATGCAGGAGACCAGCAAGATCCTGCGCACCGACACGGTCGCTCTGTTCGAGCGCCTGCGCGAAGGCAACATCCTGCTCCAGGAGGTGCTGACCGGTGCGCACGACAACCTCAACTCGCTCGAGCGGGCGCTGGTGACGCGCGTCGCCGACTTCGTCTCGGCGATGAACGACGTCACCTCGCGCAACGGCGCGGCGACGCAGAACCTCGAAGAGCAGCTCAACGTCTTCAACAGCAAGACCACGAAGGCGCTGCAGGATCTCGGCGAACTCTCGACCCAGTTCGACGCGCACGGCAAGGCCCTGGTCGACGCCGCCCAGGTCGTCGAGCAGAGCAACAAGAACACCACCGCCTCGCTCGCCGAGCGCAAGCAGGCGCTGGAATCGCTCGTCACCACGATCGACCTGCGCACGGCCGATCTCGACCAGCGGCTGTCGCGTTTCACCGGCCTGCTCGATGAATCGCTGGCCGCCGCCGAAGAGCGTGCCCGCGACATCGCCCGCGTCGTCGCCGAGACCGCCGGCGCAGGCTCCGCTGCGATCACCCGCCAGTTCGAGGCGGTGCGCGTGGCGTCCGAGGAGGAGCACCGCCAGACCATCGAGTCCATGCACGACATCTACCGCCAGACCACGGACGAGGCGGATGCGATGTTCAAGCAGTCGGCCGAGAAGTTCGGCAACCTCGTCTCCAGCATGAAGCAGATGGCCTTCGAGATGCACAACGAGCTCGAAGCCACCCGCAACGAGCTGCGCCGCGGCGTGCTCGAGATGCCGCAGGAGGCCGCCGAGAGCACTGCGCAGATGCGCAAGGTGATCGTCGACCAGATCGAGGCCCTCGCCGAGCTCAACCGCATCGTGGCCCAGCATGGCCGCGGCCTCGACGTCACCACGACGGGCCGCGCCTCCGTCGCCGTCCAGCGCCAGGAGGAGCCGATCATGGCAAGCGCGGGCGGGCGTGGCGCCGAGACCCGCATGCGCGACACCGGCAGCGCGTCCACGCTGCCGCCGCCGGACCTCGGCATGCCGGCCGCGCGCCGCACCGAAGCGCCGCCGGTCGCGCCCGCCGGCAACGACCAGGGCCGTGACGGCTGGCTGTCGGACCTCCTCACCCGGACCGACGCCAATCAGGGCGCCCCGACCGGCCGTGAGGCTCCGCGTGGCCGTGCGGCACCCGCGCCGCAACCGCAGGCGCCGCAAGGTGGCGGCAATCCGCTGGAATCGCTGTCGCTCGACATCGGCCGGCTGATGGACCGCAACCTCGCCGCCGAAATGTGGGACCGCTACCAGCGCGGCGAGAACAAGGCCTTCACCAAGCGCCTGTACACGCCCGCCGGCCAGAAGGCCTTCGACGAGGTCGCCCGCAAGTACCGCGCCGACCGCAACTTCAAGGGCACGGTCGACCGCTACGTCGCCGAGTTCGAACGCCTGCTCGACGAAGTCGCCCGCGACGGCCGCGGCCCGCAGGAGCTGCGCAGCCACCTGACCTCGGAGACGGGCCTGGTGTACACGCTGCTGGCGCATGCGGCGGGACGGCTGGGGTAAAGCGGCAAGTCCATCGCGAATGAGAAAACGGAGGCCTCGCGGCCTCCGTTTTTGTTTGAGCGACCTGGAACTCCGAGTGGGCGCACGCGCACACTCATCGATCCGTCACCCTCAGATGCCCATCCTGCGAAGCAGGACGGGCCTCGAAGGGCGACAGCCCGGATGCACCGGGGCCGTGCATCCTTCGAGGCTCCCCATGCGCCGCGAGGCGGCGCACGGCTCGCGCCTCAGGATGACGGATCGGCGAGTGGAGCTGGCGTCCCGGACCAATACTTCTCCATCATCAATGCCGACCCCTCTCCGTCACCCTGAGGTGCCCGTCCTGCGAAGCAGGGCGGGCCTCGAAGGGCGACAGCCCGGATGCACCGGGGCCGTGCATCCTTCGAGGCTCCCCATGCGCCGCGTGGCGGCGCACGGCTCGCACCTCAGGATGACGGATCGGCGAGCGGAGCTGGCGTCCCGGACCAATGCTTCTCCATCATCAGTGCCGACCCCTCTCCGTCACCCTGAGGTGCCCATCCTGCAAAGCAGGACGGGCCTCGAAGGGCGACAGCCCGGATGCATCGGGGCCGTGCATCCTTCGAGGCTCCCCATGCGCCGCGAGGCGGCGCACGGCTCGCGCCTCAGGATGACGGATCGGCGAGCGGGGCTGATGTCCCCGACGAATGCTGATCTGCCATCAATGCCGACCCATCTCCGTCACCCTGAGGTGCCCGTCCTGCGACGCAGGACGGGCCTCGAATGGCCGACAGCCCGGATGCATCGGGGCCGTGCATCCTTCGAGGCTCTCCATGCGCCGCGTGGCGGCGCACGGCTCGCGCCTCAGGATGACGGATCGGCGAGTGGAGCTGGCGTCCCGGACCAATACTTCTCCATCATCAATGCCGACCCCTCTCCGTCACCCTGAGGTGCCCGTCCTGCGAAGCAGGGCGGGCCTCGAAGGGCGACAGCCCGGATGCACCGGGGCCGTGCATCCTTCGAGGCTCCCCATGCGCCGCGTGGCGTCGCATGGCTCGCGCCTCAGGATGACGGGATCAGCGCCGGTGAGGAAAGGGATCAGGGCCGGTGAAGGAAACGGCTACCGCGCCTCCTACCGCCTCGGCGCCGGCGCCTGCCTCGGGGGCTCGGGCGGCGGAGGTGCAGGCGGCGGGGCGCTGCTGTTGCTGGCGCCGAACAGCACGCGGGTCGGGTTGCGGTCGAAATTGTTCACGGCGCGGCTGATGTCGCCGAGCGTGCGGCGGCCGTCGGCCATCAATGCGCCGGAGCGCTTGTCGAAATCGTCGGCGAGTTCGCGGATCGACTTCACCGCCTGGAACAGTTCGCCGCCGTCCTTGCCGCCGGCCAGCGTGTTGAGGCCGAGCATGAGATTGTCGGCCTTGAGCATGACGCCGTCGACCTTGCCCATGATGACGTCGATCTTCTCGGAGTTGCGCGCCAGAGAGCTGGTGAAGGTCTCGAGGTTCTTCAGCGAGTTCTTCACCGACTCCTGATTGTCGGCGACGATCTTGTTGATGTTCTGCAGCGTGCCGCGGATCGCCTCGGTGACGTCCTGCAGCTTGTTGGGGTCGGCGGTGAGCGTCGGGATGCCGTCCTGGTCGAGCGGCGGCGGCGGCGCGGCCTCGTCGCCGCCCTTGAGCGAGATCGCGGCGACGCCGGTGAGGCCCTGGAATTCGAGCCCGACCAAGGTGTCCTTGCGGATCGGGGCGTTGTTCTCGATCATGGCGAGTGCGACAACCCGCCGCGGATTGTCCAGCTTCACCGAGACCACCTCGCCCACCCGGATACCGTTGAAATTGACGCTGCCGCCATTGCGCAGGCCCGCCGCCGGGCCCTCGAACACGACGCGCAGCGGGCTGCGCTGCTTGGTGGTGTGCAGCGACTGGAACCAGAGCACGAAGCCGATCGCCGCGGCGAACACCGCCAGCGTGAACGACCCGATCAAGACGTAGTTTGCCCGCGTTTCCATCAGGTGCTCCGGCTACTCATCACAGCTTCTCAACCCAGCTACTCACCCCATGACCGCGCGGGCGCGCTTGCCATGGAAATACTGCCTCAGCCAGGGATGTTGCGAGGCCTGCATGTCGGCGATCGACCCTGCCGCAATGATCTTACCGTTGCCTAAAACGGCGATGCGGTCACATGCGGTGTAAAGGCTGTCGAGGTCGTGCGTTACCATGAAAACCGTCAGCCCCAAAGTGCGCTGGAGCGTCCTGACCAGCTCGTCGAAGTCGCCGGCGCCGATCGGATCGAGGCCCGAGGTCGGCTCGTCCAGGAAGACGAGGTCGGGATCCAGCGACAGCGCGCGCGCCAGCGCCACGCGCTTGATCATGCCGCCCGAGAGTTCCGAGGGAAAGCGCTCGGCAACCTCTGGCTTGAGGCCGACCATGGCGAGCTTGGCCATGGTGATCTCGTCCATCAGACGCTGCGAGACGCGCAGATATTCGCGCATCGGGAACTGGATGTTCTGCCGCACGGTCAGCGAGGAGAACAGCGCGCCCTGCTGGAACAGGACGCCCCAGCGCCGTTCCACGTTGCGGCGCTGCGGCGTGTTGGAGGAATCCAGGTCGACGCCGAACACCTCGATCGAGCCCGCAACCTTCGGCACCAGGCCGATGATGGTGCGCGTCAGCACGGACTTGCCCGCGCCTGACGGACCGACGAAGCCAAGGATCTCGCCGCGCTTGACGTCGAGGTTGAGGCCGTCGAGCACGCGCGTGGAGCCGAACTGCACGGTGATGCCGCGGACGCGGATGATGGGATTTTGAATTTCGCCAGCCATCGTCACATCCCGATCGCGGCGAAGAAGATGGCGAACACGCCGTCCATCACGATGACGAAGAAGATGCCCTTCACCACCGAAGCGGTGGTGTGCTGACCCAGCGATTCCGCGCTGCCCTGCACGGCGAGGCCCTCGACGCAGGCGACGATGCCGATCACCGCGGCCATCACGGGGGCCTTGACGATGCCGACGATGAAATGGTCGATCGAGATGGCGTCGCGCAAGCGCAGCAGGAAGGCCTCGGGCTCGACCCCGCCATAGAGCCAGGCCACGAGCCCGCCGCCATAGAGCGCGGCCATCGCGCCGAGGAAGGCCAGGATCGGCAGCGCCAGCACCAGCGCCATCATGCGCGGCAGCACCAGCACCTCGATCGGGTCGAAGCCCATGGTGCGCAGCGCGTCGATTTCTTCCCGCATCTTCATCGAGCCGAGCTCGGCGGTATAGGCGCTGCCCGAGCGTCCCGCGACCATGATCGCGACCAGCAGCACGCCGATCTCGCGCAGCACCAGCACGCCGAGCATGTCGACCACGAAAATGTCGGCGCCGAATCTGCGGAAATGGAAGATGCCTTGTTGCGCGATGATGCAGCCGATCAGGAAGGTGATCAGCACGATGATCGGCACCGCGCGCCAGCAGACCTGCTCCAAATGATGCACGGTCGAGGTCAGGCGGAGCGAGCGCGGATGGATCAGCACGCGAAACCATGCGGCGAGCACGGCGCCGAGCATGTCGAGCAGTCCCGCCATCGTGCCGCCGACGCCGGCCACGGCCCGGCCGATCTGCTCCAGCATGCCGGTGATGGTCACCGAGCCGCTGTCGACCACGGCGGTCGCCTTGACCCGCCGCACCTCGTCCACGAGGCTGGAATAATTGGCGGAGAGACCTGCGATCTGCGCCTCGACCGCTCCTTGCGTCAGGCTGCGGCGCAGCCGCTCGATCAGCCAGGCGCCGAAGGTGTCGAGCTTGGCGACCTCGGAGACGTCGATGAAGATGCTTTGCGGGCCGCCGGCGAGTTTCTCGGCGTCGGCCACCATCCGCTCCAGGACCGGCGCGAAGCTCGCGGTCCAGGTTCCGGTGGCGCAGAGTGCCAGCGCATTGCCCTTGGCAATCCGTTCCAGCTTCGGATCGCTATTCAAGATGTCCGCTCCCGTAGGGGGCGGAGAAAATCAGAGTGTTGCGCACGCGCCCTTACCCAGAGAAGGTATCCCCAAGTGGTTAATGTTAGTTGCTAGAGGTAACCAGCAGGTTCAGATTTCGCCAGAGTTCAAAATGACTTCCATGAAATTTGCTTCCCTGGCGGCGCGAATCGAGCGCTTCCCGATCGCCGGTAGCTTCACCATCAGCCGGGGGGCCAAAACCGAGGCCGTGACTGTCGTGGCCGAGGTCAGCCGGGACGGGCTGACCGGCCGCGGCGAGTGCGTGCCCTACCCCCGCTATGGCGAGACGCCCGAGGCGACGCTGGCCGCCATCCAGGCCATGCAGCAGGCCGTGGCTGATGGCCTGACGCGGCAAGCCCTCCAGGCCGCCATGGCGCCGGGGGCGGCCCGCAATGCCCTGGATTGCGCCCTGATCGACCTGGAGGCCAAGGCGGCGGGCCTGAGGGCCTGGAACCTGCTCGACCGCCCGGTGCCGGGCGAGCGCACCACGGCGTACACGATTTCGTTAGGGACCCCCGAGGCCATGGCCGCCGCGACCGCCAGGGCGGCGCACCGGCCCCTGCTCAAGATCAAGCTCGGCGGCGAAGGCGATCCGGATCGGATCATGGCGGTGCGCAAGGCCGCGCCCGAATCCGAGCTGATCGTGGATGCCAACGAGGCCTGGACCGAGGCCAATCTGGCGCACAATCTCGCCGCCTGCGCCGCCGTCGGCGTCACGCTGGTGGAACAGCCCCTGCCCGCGGGCCAGGACGAGGCGTTGGCGCGGATCAGGCGGCCGCTCGCGGTCTGCGCCGACGAGAGCGTGCATGACCGCTCGTCGCTCGCTCCCTTGCGCGAACGCTACGACGCCGTGAACATCAAGCTCGACAAGACCGGCGGCCTCACCGAGGCGCTGGCGATGGCGGACGCAGCGCAGGCGCTCGGCTTCGAGATCATGATCGGCTGCATGGTCGCGACCTCGCTGTCGATGGCGCCTGCGATGCTGGTGACGCCGCAGGCGCGCTTCGTCGATCTCGACGGCCCCTTGCTGCTGGCGCGCGACCGCGATCACGCCCTG
The sequence above is drawn from the Bradyrhizobium amphicarpaeae genome and encodes:
- a CDS encoding negative regulator of septation ring formation yields the protein MANTPKKVKDPTEVALSAIQEALNISDTAADTSRNAAMRNETAPSVAPPPPIFDEPSFEPRPAANERANVFDQVEEPRASRRAANDDRETIGQLLQALQTGRPARSIYTGATIFTVIWLAACAALTVGFLPSIQAAMGQSGGVLAIAGLITMFFAPIMLFYFLASLVWRGQQMSSVAQAMAQVAIRFSEPEGSASDSMVTVGQAIRREVAAMGDGIERAIARAGELETLVANEVAALERAYSDNEVRIRALLQDIAHQRDNLVGQAEQVRSAISGVQIDLRHDIALISDAIASRVDEVAKSITGALEERGAHITGALSNAGDNMILALGERGGDLLDRLEEASNETTRAVLDASERLTTSLNFKTGHVHDEFVDLADRVHEMLNERIDRITGEFEQRSAAIVDGISERTEQVHDSLKNSSDSLLLELELRSNDLSAKIDDAGNRLAGQILTSGDKASEALDATVNTLVAKVVSQTETAHDSLSLQMSAFDELVRNQGTELVEKFARDSGTLGALITRHISEFDRTVKTFGGEIVERMGQRTQDIHDSLKTYVDNFDTRFTANGGEITAILDQRLVQFETTIGERVSNFDTSLNGKIASLDGTIDGHIKTFDEQLVGRVAALEQSFDTRAKSVTDTIDNRLETLTTTLTDGATQAIQSIDSRLTHLTTSLTDGASQTIHSIDTRLTHLTTTLTGGASQALESIDSRLTYLSTAVTNGASQAVQSIDTRLTLLTSTLTDGTAQAIEAVDRRITGVTEMIDGRSTHLTDTVTARFQEIHQAIETKVGSVASDIDVRVAQFEDLLGSRVEAVAGRIESSGRQASEDMMSRAEMISTAIRSHVEDAERSLTNLVVNTSETIQTGARTAQQSMMTVSSDVNAQLKMTSAEVERALTAVGTGAANSILTSAREAQSTLVGASGEASNQIKGLAADVERTLSAAGSATAASILAGAREVQTTLVTASSDAANHVKTLTADVQRSLSLAGTTTAESITAGARDAQSALIAASSETANQIKALSSDVQRSLTMAGTSTAEILTSGAREAQNTLVAGSSDAAAQVKSLTADVQRSLSMAGATTAETITAGAREAQNMLVTASSEAANQVKSLAAEVHRSLSQVGQSTAETITTSARDAQSTLLTVSAEQTSQVRSLAAEMQRALATAGGATIEALTSGVREAQGTLISASTDAASQIKSLTTDIERTLTAVGADTASTILGSAREAQISLTSTSADAASQIRTISTEIERTLSAATANATNDIQTSALNAQNALITASNEASSRVKSSSSDVERSVLAASSSFGQAMTGKTDEIVTYVAQQADRLSNMIDAKRGALVDAIGSKTSQLTLDIDRVTSDALKSIETRGQAFSQTMMGNGSEVARTINAASEIATSAVGKSLKDLEQASRSAIDQSRQVSIAAVTEMQETSKILRTDTVALFERLREGNILLQEVLTGAHDNLNSLERALVTRVADFVSAMNDVTSRNGAATQNLEEQLNVFNSKTTKALQDLGELSTQFDAHGKALVDAAQVVEQSNKNTTASLAERKQALESLVTTIDLRTADLDQRLSRFTGLLDESLAAAEERARDIARVVAETAGAGSAAITRQFEAVRVASEEEHRQTIESMHDIYRQTTDEADAMFKQSAEKFGNLVSSMKQMAFEMHNELEATRNELRRGVLEMPQEAAESTAQMRKVIVDQIEALAELNRIVAQHGRGLDVTTTGRASVAVQRQEEPIMASAGGRGAETRMRDTGSASTLPPPDLGMPAARRTEAPPVAPAGNDQGRDGWLSDLLTRTDANQGAPTGREAPRGRAAPAPQPQAPQGGGNPLESLSLDIGRLMDRNLAAEMWDRYQRGENKAFTKRLYTPAGQKAFDEVARKYRADRNFKGTVDRYVAEFERLLDEVARDGRGPQELRSHLTSETGLVYTLLAHAAGRLG
- a CDS encoding MlaD family protein, giving the protein METRANYVLIGSFTLAVFAAAIGFVLWFQSLHTTKQRSPLRVVFEGPAAGLRNGGSVNFNGIRVGEVVSVKLDNPRRVVALAMIENNAPIRKDTLVGLEFQGLTGVAAISLKGGDEAAPPPPLDQDGIPTLTADPNKLQDVTEAIRGTLQNINKIVADNQESVKNSLKNLETFTSSLARNSEKIDVIMGKVDGVMLKADNLMLGLNTLAGGKDGGELFQAVKSIRELADDFDKRSGALMADGRRTLGDISRAVNNFDRNPTRVLFGASNSSAPPPAPPPPEPPRQAPAPRR
- a CDS encoding ABC transporter ATP-binding protein, which produces MAGEIQNPIIRVRGITVQFGSTRVLDGLNLDVKRGEILGFVGPSGAGKSVLTRTIIGLVPKVAGSIEVFGVDLDSSNTPQRRNVERRWGVLFQQGALFSSLTVRQNIQFPMREYLRVSQRLMDEITMAKLAMVGLKPEVAERFPSELSGGMIKRVALARALSLDPDLVFLDEPTSGLDPIGAGDFDELVRTLQRTLGLTVFMVTHDLDSLYTACDRIAVLGNGKIIAAGSIADMQASQHPWLRQYFHGKRARAVMG
- a CDS encoding MlaE family ABC transporter permease, whose translation is MNSDPKLERIAKGNALALCATGTWTASFAPVLERMVADAEKLAGGPQSIFIDVSEVAKLDTFGAWLIERLRRSLTQGAVEAQIAGLSANYSSLVDEVRRVKATAVVDSGSVTITGMLEQIGRAVAGVGGTMAGLLDMLGAVLAAWFRVLIHPRSLRLTSTVHHLEQVCWRAVPIIVLITFLIGCIIAQQGIFHFRRFGADIFVVDMLGVLVLREIGVLLVAIMVAGRSGSAYTAELGSMKMREEIDALRTMGFDPIEVLVLPRMMALVLALPILAFLGAMAALYGGGLVAWLYGGVEPEAFLLRLRDAISIDHFIVGIVKAPVMAAVIGIVACVEGLAVQGSAESLGQHTTASVVKGIFFVIVMDGVFAIFFAAIGM
- the dgcA gene encoding N-acetyl-D-Glu racemase DgcA, with product MTSMKFASLAARIERFPIAGSFTISRGAKTEAVTVVAEVSRDGLTGRGECVPYPRYGETPEATLAAIQAMQQAVADGLTRQALQAAMAPGAARNALDCALIDLEAKAAGLRAWNLLDRPVPGERTTAYTISLGTPEAMAAATARAAHRPLLKIKLGGEGDPDRIMAVRKAAPESELIVDANEAWTEANLAHNLAACAAVGVTLVEQPLPAGQDEALARIRRPLAVCADESVHDRSSLAPLRERYDAVNIKLDKTGGLTEALAMADAAQALGFEIMIGCMVATSLSMAPAMLVTPQARFVDLDGPLLLARDRDHALRYDDSLVYPPDASLWG